Proteins encoded by one window of Herpetosiphonaceae bacterium:
- a CDS encoding tetratricopeptide repeat protein → MALFSEAHRKPTRESFLLSRIAQQALLVPEASILLGLLLIAWVFNFPPLIGILAIVTAFVFGLRLGLMTLAEQQLAQGAYERADRLVQAALRLNPWSVDALVLRAQGLVQQGDDEAAEALLRRAARIYPNDPAIQSGLATVILAQGRIAEGAQLARLDDAADIQLPQVIQQRAWIALHVEENAAKARTLILSADPSRFPPRIALPLLMTLGEAQISLGARDAAEAVLQTIEAELPACPRSQQAELLYHLGRLRAALGESCTVYFRRSVELDPEGRYAQSAWRSAVNG, encoded by the coding sequence ATGGCGTTGTTTAGCGAGGCGCACAGGAAACCAACCAGAGAATCCTTTCTTTTGAGCCGGATTGCGCAGCAAGCGTTGCTGGTTCCCGAAGCCAGCATTTTACTTGGCTTACTGCTGATCGCGTGGGTCTTCAACTTCCCGCCGCTGATCGGCATCCTGGCGATCGTCACAGCCTTTGTCTTCGGTCTACGCCTTGGCCTCATGACGCTCGCTGAACAACAACTTGCGCAAGGCGCGTACGAGCGAGCCGACCGGCTGGTGCAGGCGGCGCTGCGGCTCAATCCGTGGTCGGTGGATGCGCTGGTGCTGCGCGCGCAGGGCCTCGTGCAGCAGGGCGACGACGAAGCAGCCGAGGCGCTGCTGCGCCGCGCCGCGCGGATCTACCCGAACGATCCCGCGATCCAAAGCGGGCTGGCGACGGTCATTCTGGCGCAGGGGCGGATTGCGGAGGGCGCACAGCTTGCCCGCCTGGATGATGCGGCGGACATTCAGCTACCGCAGGTTATCCAGCAGCGGGCCTGGATTGCGCTGCATGTGGAAGAAAACGCGGCCAAAGCACGCACGCTGATCCTGAGCGCCGATCCGAGCCGCTTCCCGCCGCGTATCGCGCTGCCGCTGCTGATGACTCTCGGCGAGGCGCAGATTAGCCTTGGCGCGCGAGATGCAGCCGAGGCGGTGCTGCAAACGATCGAGGCCGAGCTGCCAGCCTGTCCACGCTCGCAGCAGGCCGAGCTGCTGTATCATCTGGGACGCCTCCGCGCGGCGCTTGGCGAGTCATGTACGGTCTATTTCAGGCGCAGCGTCGAGCTTGATCCCGAAGGACGGTATGCGCAATCGGCCTGGCGCAGCGCTGTCAACGGTTAA